The Lacticaseibacillus rhamnosus DNA window TTATGATTTCGGATGTTTAGATTCTGAATAACGCGTTCGCCAATGTAAGGATCGCGCTTCAGCTAAGACGAGGAGGTAGTATCGTGCCAAGCATTTTCAATGGCGTTCCCTGGTATGATCAGCATCAACAAGTCGTTAATGCTTCTGGCGGCTGTTTGATTCAAGAAAATGGTAACTATTATTTATTCGGTGAATATCATCAACCTGATTCAATTACCTTTGCCGGATTCTCACGGTACGTGTCAACCGACTTAGAACATTGGAAAGATACCGGTCTCGCACTTTCTCCTCAGCCGTCTGGTCTTTTAGGTCCGCATCGAATTGGTGACCGTGTCAAAGTGATTCAAGCCAAAACCGGGCAGTATATCATGCTGATGCACACCGATGATGAACGTACATTTGATCCGGTTGTGGCGTATGCTACAGCCGATCATTTAACCGATACGTTTGAGTTTCAAGGCCCGCTACGTTATGAGAACCAAACAATCCGCATGTGGCATATCGGTAGTTTTACAGACGATGATGGTACTAATTATCTGTTAACGCATGAAGGTGACATCTATCGCCTAGCTGCTGATGGAAAAACAGCTGAAGCTAAAGTCATTAGTAATATTGCTCCTGGCACCGAGGCTCCTGCAATGTTTCACTTCAACGATCATTATTTCTTTCTGGCATCACAAAAAACCAGCTGGGATCATAACGATAATATTTATTTTACCGCTGACCGTTTAAACGGGCCTTGGACACCACACGGCCCATTTTGCCCATCAGGAACATTGACTTACAACTCGCAAACCGCTTTTGTCACACTCATCACGACTGCAAAGGGAACGGTTCCTTTATATTTAGGTGATCGCCACACTTACCCTTACCTGAACAACAGCACCCATGTCTGGTTACCATTAACGGTCAACGGTACTGAGTTATCAATTCCTCATTATTGGCCAAGATGGGATTGGTATGAACAAGATGCCCAACCGATGACTTTTAATTCCTTGGCATGGACTGGCCAGACAAGTGATGCTAGCGTAACCCTTTCTTTTTATGGCACCAATATTACGATCACCGGACAGACCAGTCCCCAAGGCGGTTTTGCTAAAATGACGCTTCGTGATAAAGAAGGGCATATCAGATCTCAAGTTTATACAGACTTTTACAGTATCCTGACCGAGGAGACGGTCTGTTTCCGTTCACCCACTGAGCAACCCGACCATTATCAACTATTGATTGAAGCAATGGGCATTCACGGTGACTGGTATGATAAGTCGCGTCGACGCTATGGGAGTGACGGTAATCATGTAACGATCAGCGGTTACAGTATTGATAACCCCACTGATAAAGATACTAAAGCCGCTGTGACCTACCACGCTAGTAAACAGGCATTTATGATTCATAAAATGGGCCATCACTGGACGCAATCAGCAGTGGCAAGACCTGAAGGCAGTGCTTATTACCAATGGCTGCAAAGTGACATTGGCGAAGGGGAGCTGACCATTGGCGACCAACAAATTCATTTGCGACCGGGTCAAGGCATCCTCATTAATCTTCACACTAGTTACGCTTATCACCCGGTTACATCCCTTTGGCAGACCAGTTATCTTAGTTTTGGCGGTACGATCATTGACGCAATGATCCCGGGTATTCACACTTCAAATTCAATCTTCTTTCCAGTCCTTGGCTCAGAAGTGTTGGGTTTTATCCATACCCAAATGCGCCATCGTCATGAACATCATTACCAAGACGAACATGCCTCATCTATCATCCAAGATTTCTTAACCAAGCTAAAACCTTATACCGCACGTTTAAAGGCTGATCCTACCAAGCAAAAACTAGCTGAACAGACTCTAACTTTATTACAGCAGCATTTTGAAGAAGACCTAACCAATGACCAGCTTGCGGAAATGACAAATTATAGTGTGCAATATATGTTGCAAACTTTTCATGAGTTATATCAAACAACACCGCGGCGTCTTCTAACGATCTATCGGATTATTAAGGCAAAACAATTGCTGATCGAACAACCTGATCTACCATTATTGCAAGTCGCTTTACAAGCAGGATTTAACTCCGAAACTTATATGATTCGTGCATTTAAACGCCAGGAAAACTTGACACCAGGGCAATTTCGCACAGTTGTCCATCAATTACGTTCGTGACAAAGCCGGTGTCGCTTTGGTTCAAGGTCTGTCAACGTTTGATTACTCTGCAGCTAAGCAAAAATCGATCCAGACAGTATGAAAGTTGCTTAAATACTACTGTCAGAATCGATTTTTTAATAATCACGTTCTTTTTAACTTTTTTAAATCGAACACAATCTTGCCGTTCTTTTAAGTTTGTTCCGACTATCAACTATGACTATTCAAAAAAACCTAGCAACCCTGGGAGTAGACGTTGCTAGGCATTTATGATGATCTAAGCGAATTCATAAGCGTGAAAAGAATGGCTTTTTCGGGGTAGCATCACCTCCTTAAATTAGGTATTTGTGACTGACAAACGCTTATTTAGTTGACGTGTCAGCAGGTGTGCTAGTCTTCTGATCGTTTCTGCGCCAGAATTCAATTGAATCGTATGGTACCCCTGTCAATTGTTCACAAACGCGTTTGGTATCAGGCTTAACGTCCTTCATGCTGCCGCCTTTTTGTAAACGGGTTAACTCAGCGGCTAAGACATTAAAGGTCTTCTTACTGAGGTGGAACCGGCTCGCAAAGAACATCGCGATCAGGATCATAATGCCCACGCCGCCAGAAACGATAAACAGAATCATATTTGTGGCACTTGCAGGCTGGCTAACCGCACCGCTTGTGGACTGGCGGAAACCGGAAACATCAAGCAGGTATCCAGCAACAACTGAGGCCAGGCCTTGACTGATCTGGTTGATGAAGACCATGACTGACGCAAACAAGCCAGCACGGTTCTTACCAGTAACCAAGGTATCCACATCAGGAATGAACGGAAAGACATTCCACGGAACAAAGTAAAGGATGTACAAACCAATTTCATAAAGCAACGTGCCAACAATCAGCCAGATCATAATGCCGGCTGGCTTAGTTAAACCAATGAAGACCCAGTCAATAGCACTGATTAAAATCAAGGAATAGCCAAACAGGTACAAGGAACGTGGTGAAATCTTAGTCACAATGTAACCAGCTAAAATGGTAACTGGTACAGATACAATACTTAACGATTGCAACATACCGGATACACTTGTTGATTTACCAAGTACGAAGACAATGTAGTAAACAAATGTGGTGGACCATAGAATCGAAGCGAAGTAAGAACTCAGATAAATTCCCATGTGCGTACGGAAACTCTTAATCTTGAAGGTAGAGAAGTAGTTGCGTAGTTCTGACTTCAGTGAACTCTTCTTACCGCCGTTATCTTCAAGCGCTTGAGCTGCTAACTTCTTAGCTTCATTCTTGGTTACGAAGTGTTCCCATGTTGTCTTATAGGTAATCAGAATCAAGAAGAAAGTGACAACTGAGAACATGATCTGCATAATCAGATATGGCATCGGGGACGTTTTCGGATAGAAGCGGAACAGTTGGGCTGGCACAAATTGAGCTAACATGTTACCCAAACCGGCAATCACCATCCGCGTTGTTGACAGGGTCGTCCGTTCGTTGTAATCCTTGGTCATTTCATTTGGCAGTGTTTCCCAAGGAATCTGTAACACTGACATCAAGACAGTCGTGATGACGTAGGTGATCAGATAGTACCAGTAACTCATCCCGGCAACCCATAAAGTGATTGCAAACAGGACAGATGGTGCAGCTGCCAAAATGAAGATGTGGCGACGGCCAAACATCCGGCCGATCTTATACTTGTAAATATTATCAGAGATATTGCCCATGACCAGTGAAGCAATTGCATCGGCAACCCGGCCAATCAGGAAGATAGTCGCACCTTGACCAGCTGACAAGCCACAAAATGTGGTGTAGAAGAACAGCAACCACGCACCAACCAAACCTTGCATGGAAATACTGAACATTGAAAAGACACCGAATCCTAATGATCGGCCAATTCCGATCTTCTTACCACGAGCATGGTAAATACTCTTAGAAGCGTATTCGTCCCAACCGTCGTGGACAACGCCTTTTTTATTTTGCATTGTTTTTTTCCTCTTTTATAAAGTTTGTACAGTTAACGGCAAAATGTGGATGCCGAGAACTTACTTGTCAATTAACTACTTTTCGTCAATGAGTTGTTCACGTAACTTCTTAGCAATTTGATCATCCGAAAGTGCCAAGTGGGTGTTAGAAAGTAACATAACCCGGGCATCTGCTGGCTCCATCAGATATTTACGTTCCCATACATCCTCATCTGACCCGTCGCCTAAGACGCGCAGATAAGAACGCAAGCGCCGTAACTTGATTGCATTCAATTCGATGTTTGAATAGGCATCATTATGGAAAAAGTCCACCCATTTTGGTGATGGATTGTCCCGCCGCAAACGGATAATTTCATCATTGGCACGCACAGCCTCATCTGCACCAAGGAAGGCATGGACAATTTCTGCCTGCTGATAATGACGGTAGGCCTGAATGCTAGCACGTAAGGCATGGAGTGAACATGCGTGGACAGCAATTCCCAACAACATGTCGTTATAGAAAAGCCGCTGCGGTTGTTGACCCATAATATCTGCGTAAACTTGAACGGCTCGGCGATACAGGCGATCCCATTCCGCGTATTTTGTATCAATCAACTCTGTAACCTTGGTAAGCTGATCATCGAGTGAAACATCGCCTGTCAACCATTTCATTTCTTCAAGTTGTGGGTAATGACCCATCCAAGCTTTGACAACTTTCCGGATTAGATAAGTAGCGAACTCATCGCCGGCTTTTTGGTCATCGTGTGGGCCATACTGGATGGGTGCCTTGAAATAATCTTCGTAGATCGTTGTAATTTCTTTTTGAGCTTCGGAATAGTAATGTGATACATAGTCCTTAATGATCGCTTCTTCACTATGTACCTGATAGTCTCGGCGCCATGAACGGGCAACTTCGCGAATAAATAAGATATGCGGTTTAACATTGCCGACGTTGATTAATTCCAAAGTATCCATCTTAGCTTTGCGAACTTTTTCAAGCTCTTCAGCCACAAAATGCGGACTGTTTGGCAATAATGTCAGGAAACTGGATGCCTGTAAATCATGGAAGGTGACATGATAGTAGATACCCCGAGCGCGGTGTGCCTTATTAGGAATGGTCAAAACTGGTGAACGCGGATCATCATCCCATTGCCGCCGAGAGACCATCTTGCCATAGCCATTGTCAGCCCAGATCTCAATCACGTCTTGTGGCAATTTAAGCAAGCCTTTATTGAACAAACCCGTCAATTCACCGTAAATGCTAACTGAGCATTGCGCACCTGGATCAAGTTCTTGAACCATATCGTATTGAAGTTTGATGGTATCATTAATGACTTTCGCTTTTTCCTCATCAGTCCACTGATGTGACGCATCATCCAACCAAAACGGTCGATCGCCCTGACCCCGGAACCCTAATCCATAAACCACTTCATGCCCACGCTGTTCTAAAATGCTATCGCGCCAAAGCTTTTTAAAGAGTTCAGGATATTTCAAGTAAGAAGCTTCAAGGGTAGGATAAACACGGGCAAACATTTCCGATCCAAGTGGTTCAGCGTGGTGATGGGCGATGATAAGACCCATGTCACGAGCTCCATTACGATGATAACGGCTTTCTTTATCGGTCCCCGGAACGACAAGATTACCGCCAACCCGAAGTAAGGTTTCGTAGATGCGATCCCAAACGTAATCTTTGGAATCGTGATCCTGCCAAGCTGCAACCAGCAATTCATCGTTAACGAACCAACCACGATACTTTGTCTGGAAATCGGGTAAATGTTGACTGAAGTCGGTCCAACTAACTGTCGATTGCTTCTTAATAGGCGTATCCATAAAGTACCAGAAGTCATCAATTCCAAGCACTTCACGAGAAACAGCTAAGGCACCATACATCAAGCCACGGGTCGTTGCTGCAACAATTTCAACTTTCCGTGGGCTAACATAATGCATCGTGAACGTATCAGGAACTTTTTGATCGGCATCTTTTTTCAATACCAAAGTAATTTGATTCGCATCTGCCTCGCCAGTGGTTGCTTTTTGAATATCTCTTTGTAAAATATCCACAGCGTTTTTTAAAACCGGATTTGCCATATTATCGGTATGAACATCCGTTTTTCTAGAAATAACAAAGGTGTCTTTTGACATACACAACTCCTTCTTTCATGTAACTTACTTAAACTTCTGCTTTCAATAATTGCTTGAACACCCGTTGTCATGAGGTGTCTTGAAACTTTTGTGAACTGATATATTAAAACCTTAATTACAAAAAGATTGTAGCGCTTGCAGTAACCGCTTCCAATAAACTAGTTTCTGCAACCATTGCACTCGTTACTGTTGTTCACTGTTTAACATCCTATGTACAAAAAAAGGTTCAATCAGATGCGCTTATATCGCGCGTATCTGATTGGACCCTGAAATCTCTTGATCTTAAATTGTTAATTAAGCACGTGCTTCTGCGCGAACCGGATCAACCAACGCCTGCCGATGCAAGCCATTACGTGCCCGCAGCGCGTATAAAATGGTGACCGTATCGACGACTTCTTGCAACATGGCGCCAATAATCGTTGGAATCACGCCGAAGCTGGCAATGAGCATCAATCCGGTACAAATCGCAATCCCGATCAGCACTGACTGCTTGGCAATGACCATGGTTTCTTTGGCAATCAAGGTTGCTGCTGCCACTTTTGCTAGATCATCGCGTAACACCACCGCGTCTGCTGATTCACTGGCAGCCGTTGCGCCATGTGCACCCATGGCAATCCCAACATCGGCAATCGCCAGCGATGGTGCATCGTTGACCCCGTCACCCACCATGACAACGGGACGATCATCCTTAGGCACATTGTCCAGCACTTCAATCTTTTGCTGCGGCAATTGCTCAGCATACACTTGGTCAATACCGACTTCTCGAGCGACCTTATCGGCAATGGATTGTTGGTCACCAGAGATCATGATCAAGTTGGCATCGTTTAATTCGTGCAATTTGGTCATGGTTTCTTTTGCTTCAGGCCGAATTTGGTCGGAAAAGGTAATGGCACCGGCATATTGGCCATCGACATTGACATAAACCGCCGTTGTATCCAAAGTCTCTTTTGCACCGGCGAACTCAGCCTTGCCGACTTTAACCTTATGCCCGTCAACGGTTGCATAAACACCGAAACTAGTTGCTTCACTGACTTCGCTTGCCGGCAGCCGATCTGCTGCTGGCACTGCGTCTGTCAACGAGCGCGCCAAGATATGGGTCGATTGGCCTTCTGCACTGGCAGCTAGATTCAAAAGCTCATCTTGGGAAAAACCGGCCTGCGGTAAAACTGTCGCGACTTTCAAAATACCACGGGTGACGGTTCCGGTTTTATCAAAAGCGAAAGTCCGAGCGTCACTCAATTTTTCAAGGGTGGTCCCCGACTTCACAATAATCCCGTTACGGCTATTGCGACTCATACCCGAAACCATGGCAATCGGTGCCGCCAGAATCAATGGACAAGGCGATGCGACAACCAGTACCTGTGCAAACCGAACCGGGTCGCCAGATAAGACCCAACCCAAGCCGGCAATGACATAAGCAACTAACGTAAATGGTACCGCATACCGGTCTGCCATCCGGACGAAATGAGCCGGACGAGCTTCGGATTCCTTAACAAGTTTAATGATTCCCTGATATTGACTGTCTTCTGCTCGCTGCGTAACTTTAACGGTTAATGCCGAATCCCCGTTGATCGTCCCAGACATGATGTCACTACCTGCGTTTTTGGCAACTGGTTTGGATTCACCGGTCAAACTGGCTTCATCCACCAAACTCTCGCCTTCCAAAACCGTACCATCGACTGGAACAACTTCTTGAGGCTTAACCAAAATCGTCTCGCCCACTTGAACGGCATCAACGTCAACATCTTCAACGTGGCCATCAACCAACCGATGAGCTGTCGTTGGTGCGTTTTCTAATAACTGCTTCAGTTCACTGCTGGCTTTTGTCGCAGCATAACTTTCCAAGGCGTCCCCACCAGTCAGCATCAGCAAAACAATCATCGCTGCCCAATACTGACTGACTGCCAAAGTGGCGACTACCGCCGTAATTGCTAACAAATCAACCCCGAAATTACCTGAACGAATGGTCTTGACCATGCCGCCGAACATAATCAAAGCAATAATTGACCCCATGACTGTAATCAGTCCCTGAGCAATCAATGGCTGTTTTAATATGAACGCAAAGACCAGCGCCACAGCACTCACAACAAGCACCATCATAAGCTGCCAGTTCTTCTTCATTGTTGCCAACCCCTTTTCCTAAGTACCCCAATTATAACCATTACAATTTAAAAACGCAACCCTTTTTAGAACGAATATAATCTGGACGTTCAAATCCTGTAACCGATATAATTCAGTCTAGGCTAACTCAGTAAACGATAAGGATGGCAAGTGTTAGCTCGGAGCTGTTTTCTAGGCCTTCACCTAGACAATTCTCTTTTCGGTTATCCTAAATGTTTACCTTCTATTATACGCTTTTACAGCGAAACGAATCATTAATTTGAACTTATTTCCTGTTTTCAGTGACCTCATCTGCTCTGAAGAAGCTGCTACTGCTGTTACTTTCTTCGTCAGGATCGAATGACCGGTAGCTAGTTGTTGCTAAGCGCCCCTGCTCACGCTCGAAAAAGAGCCGGATCAGTTTCCCGATCCGGCTCCTCAAGGTATTCATACTAGACAAACAGATCCGATTCAATCGATCGTAATCTGATGCCCTTCCTGCTGCTCAGCTGCCATCTTTGGTAAATCAATGGTCAAAACGCCATCACTGACTTTAGCACTAATCTTACCTTCATCAACGCTTGGCAACCGATAGCTGCGGCTCATGCGGCCATAGCTGCGTTCAGACATTAGCATATTGCCTTCCTTGTCTGAATGATCAGCCTGTTCCTCATGTTTAACTGCAATGCTGAGAACATCATGGTCATAGCTTAAATTGATATTTTGCTTCTCGATTCCAGGCACATCAACCTTCACAACATATGACTCGTCATTTTCCTGAATATCCGTTTTCAGCAGGCGACTGTTGTCAACCCCACGAGTTGGCGTAAAGCTGTCAAAAATATGCCGTCCCAAATCATTGAAGAATGGATCATTCAACCAATCATTCCGCCGCATAAGATCATTAGCCATCATCGAAAACTTCCTTTCATTTTGAAGGTTACGACTTCCTCTTCCGAACATCTTTAGTATAACACAAAAATTAGCACTCGTCATGTTAGAGTGCTAATTTGAATTTTCTGCTATTTTGATTGTTTGTCGTTTTACAGGTTCAGCGGATTATGATCGTACATTAACAAATCTTGCCGCCTAGCGATTTCATTTCCTCACGGCGTTTGTCATCGTTTTGCGGCGTTGAAGTTACCTGATTAAGGGTAACGGCACCGTCTAAAATACCACTATCATCACGCAAGGCTAACGAAGCATTTTTAAAATCAAGCGTCAGGCCGCTTCCGAAATAATCGGTTTCCGGATCGCCTGTGGTCAGCTTCAAGCCCGCATCATTTTCCAGTGGCAGTGCATAGTCTTGGTCGTCCTGATTGGTCACAACAATTTGGTACTTATTGCCAATAGCACAGGAGCCGCCTAGTTTCGAATACTTACTTGAGCCATCATCTAATGCCAGAAACAAATGTTGATCCTTTGCAACGTGCTCGTTCAAGTACGTCACTGCAGCTGGTTTAATCGTGATTTTCATGACGGACCATCCTTTCAAATACATTGTGCACAATTCTTTTACCTATTTCATCGTAACCACTTCCGCAACCGAAGTCAAATGTTAAGTTTTTCGCAGCAAACAACAGGTTGTCCACACCGGTTATCCACATGTTCAAAACTAAAGGCCCAAAATATAGTATTAAGTATGTCCATTGACACTAAATAGACGATTCAAAAAATTCAAGTAAAAAATTTTTCGACAACGTTCATCCACAGTTTTTAATTGTTCGATTTCACAAAGTTCAGCCGCTTAATCCCGCTCCAGCAGCCGGGAACAAACGTTTTGTCACAAGTCAAAAAAGTTTATCCACAAGTTATCCCCAGTTTGGTGGACAACTTACTCACACCCGGAAATCTTAGTTATGAACAGTATCCACAGAGTTATCCACAGGCTAGGGCATCTTTTTACGCAAAAGTTACCCACTCTTGACAAATCTTTTACTTGAACTTTTCCACAGATTAGCGCTAAAACTTTCGTGAAATTCTGAAGAAACCGCTTTCGACTAATTTCGCTGAAAGAGCAAAAGAGCCTCGATCAAAAGACGAATCTTTTAATCGAGGCTCTCATCATTTAATTCTTCAAATCACTTGTTGTCTGTGAAAGTTTTATAGAAACGGTTTGCTGCTCACCTTTACGATACAAGGTCAGTTTGACGGTATCGCCGACTTTATGCTTATACAGTTGCGTGTGTAGCGCAGCGGTATTGGAGACGCTGACACCATCCAGCGCAGTGATGACATCATACTGTTTCAATCCTGCCGCCTTAGCACTGCTACCACTGGTAAAGCCGCCGACAACGACCCCACCGGTAACACTTTCAGGTAGCTTCAAAACGGATTTTTGCTGACTAGCAGAAACGGTGGACAAGTCGCGCACTTCAATGCCTAGCGCTGGCCGAACAACTTTACCATTTTCGACCAGTTGATTGATGATCGAAACGACTTCATCACTTGGAATCGCGAAGCCCATCCCTTCAATCGTTGCTCCTTCAGAACTGCTGCTCGAGCTTCCGGATAGCTTCATTGAATTAATTCCGATAACCTGACCTGACAGATTGATCAACGGGCCACCTGAGTTCCCTGAGTTGATCGCGGCATCCGTTTGAATAACCGTTGCCTGTCCGGTGGTGTTACCACTGCTATCGGTCACATCAACGGTACGACTCTTCGCACTGACAATCCCTTGCGTCACACTGGTAGCATATTGTGAGCCCAGCGGCGACCCGATTGCCAAGACAGTTTGCCCGGCTTCAATCTTGCTAGAGTCGCCAAAGCTGGCAACTGTGTTAACCTTACTGCCATCAATTGTCAAAACCGCCAAGTCAGACGTTGAATCGGTTCCGACTAAACTGGCTGTCAGTTTGGTTCCATCGCTCAAAATAACTTCAAGCTTATCCGAACCGCTCACCACATGGTTATTGGTGACAATATAAGCCTTGCCATCTTTCTTTTGATAAATAACACCAGAACCTTCGCTGGCCTCTTCAAGACTTGATGAACTACTGCTCGAACTACTGTTATTTTGGTTATCCTGGCCAAAAATGCCTTCAAGCCCGCCAAAAGTATCCAGCCCATCGCTGTTACTTTCAGCCTTTTGCATGTTAACAACTGAGACGACTGCGCCTTTAACCTTTGCAAAAGCCTGCTCTGAAGCACTGCTTTGATTGACTGAAACATTGGAAATCTTGGTCGTTCCGGCTTTACCAGAGGTGTCGGTCACGCCAAGGCTTGTCGTATGGTTGATCGCCCAATAGGCAGTACCACCACCAACACCGCCACCAATCAAGGCAGCCACAACAGCAACAATTGCAGTCTGCTTCAAACCATTCTTCTTCGGTTTTTCCGCCGACCGTTGCGGCTTCTGATCCTGTGGCGTCTCCTGAAAGTTATGACTTCCGTTATCCATAACGGTTTCCTCCTTACGGGCATTCTAACTCACCCTGTTTACAAAGATTATTGTAAGTGACGATTTTGACGAAACTATGAACAACATCGGTATTTTTTCGTGAGCGCGAACCGGCGCGTTTAGGGATCGGAGTGTAAGTGGCCTCAGGCGTGATGACCCAGGCTTGGTCATTGCGACTGAGGTCCTTACACGCAGATCCCTGCGCCGGTGAGCGCGTTATGGGCGTAAATCAGAACATTAGTGGCCTCGGACGTAATGACCCGAGCTTACCCATTGCGACCAAGGCCCTTACACTCCGACTCCCACACCAGTAAACGCGTTACAACGAGCGCAAACTGCCACGCGCATCCTCCCCAACCCACAAAAAAACCGGCCAGCTTACATGCTTCCATCTAAGTCGTCCGCTTTTCCACACTGCTAAAACTGCTTTCAAACCGCTTCACACAACAAACAACGGGTCGGCAACTGCCGGGTCAGTGTCATAAATATGAAAGTCATGATCCACCGCCAGACCTTGCTGTGCCAACAACGACGCCACGGTTAAATGCGCCAGTGGCTTATTGTTGTTATGCGGTGATAAATGCCCCAGATAAATCCGCTTCGTCCGCAAACCGATGACATCCATCAAGGCATCCGCACCATCCTCATTGGACAGGTGCCCTTGATCGCTTAAAATCCGTTGCTTCAACGGCCACGGATACGGACCCGTCCGCAACATTTCAAGGTCGTGATTGCATTCCATCACATACGCATCGGCATCGCGAATCGTCCCGGCAACCCGATCTGAAACGTAGCCCGTGTCGGTTAGGATAGTGAAGGCCTTGCCGTCATGATGAAATTGGTAAAACTGAGGCGCGGCAGCATCATGCGAAACGCCAAAACTTTCCACATCCAAGTCACCTAACGTCAAAGTTGTCCCCATATCAAACAACCGCAGCTGTGCTTCAGGGATTTTGCCCACACTTTTTGGTAAAGCTGCAAACGTCTTGGCATTCGCATAAACGTTGAGCTGCGGATAACGTCGCGCCAACACGCCTACACCACGCACATGATCGCTATGTTCATGCGTGATAAAAACACTGTCAACATCGGTTAGATCTCGACCGATGCTCTTCATCAGTGCTTCTATTTTCTTGCCTGACAAACCGGCATCCACTAACACCTTGTGACCAGGCGTTTCAATATAGGTTGCGTTACCTGAGCTGCTGCTGGCAAGGACACTGACACGCATCCCAAAATCTTCGCCCACGATCACCATCTCCAAACTTTTTACCATTTAGTCAACTGCCTGATCTAAGCAATCGGCTCTCACTGCCGTCCATTCTACCACTTAACTGTCATTACGGTTTTTCATAACTGTTCGAGTGATCGCATTGACACGTTTTACCGTGACATTTCCGGTCGAACGATTCTTGACGCCAATGTACCAAGCCGGGACATAAACCGTACTGCCTTTTGCATCAAGCAGGTAACTATAAGCCAACTGTGTGGACACAATCGCCGAATTATTAGGGATATCATTGTCACGATATAAAGCAATGACAGCATCCTGTTCACTCATCAAGCTTAAATGATCCCGCAAAATGTTTAATTTGGTCAGATAAGTCTGTGTATAACTAACCAGACGATTATCGGATACATGCAAT harbors:
- a CDS encoding helix-turn-helix domain-containing protein, yielding MPSIFNGVPWYDQHQQVVNASGGCLIQENGNYYLFGEYHQPDSITFAGFSRYVSTDLEHWKDTGLALSPQPSGLLGPHRIGDRVKVIQAKTGQYIMLMHTDDERTFDPVVAYATADHLTDTFEFQGPLRYENQTIRMWHIGSFTDDDGTNYLLTHEGDIYRLAADGKTAEAKVISNIAPGTEAPAMFHFNDHYFFLASQKTSWDHNDNIYFTADRLNGPWTPHGPFCPSGTLTYNSQTAFVTLITTAKGTVPLYLGDRHTYPYLNNSTHVWLPLTVNGTELSIPHYWPRWDWYEQDAQPMTFNSLAWTGQTSDASVTLSFYGTNITITGQTSPQGGFAKMTLRDKEGHIRSQVYTDFYSILTEETVCFRSPTEQPDHYQLLIEAMGIHGDWYDKSRRRYGSDGNHVTISGYSIDNPTDKDTKAAVTYHASKQAFMIHKMGHHWTQSAVARPEGSAYYQWLQSDIGEGELTIGDQQIHLRPGQGILINLHTSYAYHPVTSLWQTSYLSFGGTIIDAMIPGIHTSNSIFFPVLGSEVLGFIHTQMRHRHEHHYQDEHASSIIQDFLTKLKPYTARLKADPTKQKLAEQTLTLLQQHFEEDLTNDQLAEMTNYSVQYMLQTFHELYQTTPRRLLTIYRIIKAKQLLIEQPDLPLLQVALQAGFNSETYMIRAFKRQENLTPGQFRTVVHQLRS
- a CDS encoding MFS transporter, with product MQNKKGVVHDGWDEYASKSIYHARGKKIGIGRSLGFGVFSMFSISMQGLVGAWLLFFYTTFCGLSAGQGATIFLIGRVADAIASLVMGNISDNIYKYKIGRMFGRRHIFILAAAPSVLFAITLWVAGMSYWYYLITYVITTVLMSVLQIPWETLPNEMTKDYNERTTLSTTRMVIAGLGNMLAQFVPAQLFRFYPKTSPMPYLIMQIMFSVVTFFLILITYKTTWEHFVTKNEAKKLAAQALEDNGGKKSSLKSELRNYFSTFKIKSFRTHMGIYLSSYFASILWSTTFVYYIVFVLGKSTSVSGMLQSLSIVSVPVTILAGYIVTKISPRSLYLFGYSLILISAIDWVFIGLTKPAGIMIWLIVGTLLYEIGLYILYFVPWNVFPFIPDVDTLVTGKNRAGLFASVMVFINQISQGLASVVAGYLLDVSGFRQSTSGAVSQPASATNMILFIVSGGVGIMILIAMFFASRFHLSKKTFNVLAAELTRLQKGGSMKDVKPDTKRVCEQLTGVPYDSIEFWRRNDQKTSTPADTSTK
- a CDS encoding glycosyl hydrolase 115 family protein, giving the protein MSKDTFVISRKTDVHTDNMANPVLKNAVDILQRDIQKATTGEADANQITLVLKKDADQKVPDTFTMHYVSPRKVEIVAATTRGLMYGALAVSREVLGIDDFWYFMDTPIKKQSTVSWTDFSQHLPDFQTKYRGWFVNDELLVAAWQDHDSKDYVWDRIYETLLRVGGNLVVPGTDKESRYHRNGARDMGLIIAHHHAEPLGSEMFARVYPTLEASYLKYPELFKKLWRDSILEQRGHEVVYGLGFRGQGDRPFWLDDASHQWTDEEKAKVINDTIKLQYDMVQELDPGAQCSVSIYGELTGLFNKGLLKLPQDVIEIWADNGYGKMVSRRQWDDDPRSPVLTIPNKAHRARGIYYHVTFHDLQASSFLTLLPNSPHFVAEELEKVRKAKMDTLELINVGNVKPHILFIREVARSWRRDYQVHSEEAIIKDYVSHYYSEAQKEITTIYEDYFKAPIQYGPHDDQKAGDEFATYLIRKVVKAWMGHYPQLEEMKWLTGDVSLDDQLTKVTELIDTKYAEWDRLYRRAVQVYADIMGQQPQRLFYNDMLLGIAVHACSLHALRASIQAYRHYQQAEIVHAFLGADEAVRANDEIIRLRRDNPSPKWVDFFHNDAYSNIELNAIKLRRLRSYLRVLGDGSDEDVWERKYLMEPADARVMLLSNTHLALSDDQIAKKLREQLIDEK
- a CDS encoding heavy metal translocating P-type ATPase, which produces MKKNWQLMMVLVVSAVALVFAFILKQPLIAQGLITVMGSIIALIMFGGMVKTIRSGNFGVDLLAITAVVATLAVSQYWAAMIVLLMLTGGDALESYAATKASSELKQLLENAPTTAHRLVDGHVEDVDVDAVQVGETILVKPQEVVPVDGTVLEGESLVDEASLTGESKPVAKNAGSDIMSGTINGDSALTVKVTQRAEDSQYQGIIKLVKESEARPAHFVRMADRYAVPFTLVAYVIAGLGWVLSGDPVRFAQVLVVASPCPLILAAPIAMVSGMSRNSRNGIIVKSGTTLEKLSDARTFAFDKTGTVTRGILKVATVLPQAGFSQDELLNLAASAEGQSTHILARSLTDAVPAADRLPASEVSEATSFGVYATVDGHKVKVGKAEFAGAKETLDTTAVYVNVDGQYAGAITFSDQIRPEAKETMTKLHELNDANLIMISGDQQSIADKVAREVGIDQVYAEQLPQQKIEVLDNVPKDDRPVVMVGDGVNDAPSLAIADVGIAMGAHGATAASESADAVVLRDDLAKVAAATLIAKETMVIAKQSVLIGIAICTGLMLIASFGVIPTIIGAMLQEVVDTVTILYALRARNGLHRQALVDPVRAEARA